One window of Nymphaea colorata isolate Beijing-Zhang1983 chromosome 11, ASM883128v2, whole genome shotgun sequence genomic DNA carries:
- the LOC116263585 gene encoding LEAF RUST 10 DISEASE-RESISTANCE LOCUS RECEPTOR-LIKE PROTEIN KINASE-like 1.2, giving the protein MFPNPGNGGMIKVIIGVVSAAGSFLLAIVGFFIWRCLGKKRTPSSKRFLTRSFSSSKTSSTIDMESRSFHQRCAGRVTIFTYKELEEATHNFSPSNELGDGGFGAVYLGNLHDGRKVAVRKLYENNYKRVEQFKNEIAILSGISHPNLVCLYGCTSRHSRELLLVYEYVNNGTVGDHIHGMRSSGGHLTWKVRLNIAVETAEALAHLHGLEPPIINRDVKTNNILLDRDFHVKVADFGLSRLFPLDVTHVSTAPQGTPGYVDPDYHKCYQLTEKSDVYSFGVVLAELISSLPAVDIRRHRHEINLANLAVNKINNHELHEFIDSSLEFETDEWVNRTVRAVAELTFRCLVQEREIRPTMEEVCCWSLHPCE; this is encoded by the exons ATGTTTCCAAATCCAGGAAATGGCGGGATGATCAAAGTAATTATAG GCGTGGTTTCAGCTGCTGGCAGTTTTCTCCTGGCAATCGTAGGTTTCTTCATCTGGCGCTGTCTTGGTAAGAAAAGAACACCTTCCTCCAAGCGATTCTTAACTCGATCCTTTTCGTCCTCCAAAACCTCAAGCACAATTGACATGGAAAGCAGAAGCTTCCACCAAAGGTGTGCTGGCCGTGTCACAATCTTCACATACAAGGAGCTGGAAGAAGCCACCCACAATTTCAGTCCCTCAAATGAGCTTGGTGATGGAGGATTTGGTGCAGTCTATCTTGGAAACCTTCATGATGGTCGTAAAGTGGCTGTGAGAAAACTTTATGAGAACAACTACAAGCGCGTTGAGCAATTCAAGAATGAAATTGCCATCCTTTCTGGCATCAGCCACCCAAATCTTGTTTGCCTCTATGGATGCACTTCGCGCCATAGCAGGGAGCTGCTTTTGGTATATGAGTATGTGAACAATGGGACAGTTGGAGACCATATTCATGGCATGCGTTCCAGTGGAGGGCATCTGACATGGAAGGTGAGATTGAACATAGCTGTTGAAACTGCAGAGGCATTAGCCCATTTGCACGGGCTTGAACCACCAATCATTAACAGGGATGTAAAGACCAACAACATACTACTTGACAGAGATTTCCATGTTAAAGTGGCGGACTTTGGCCTGTCACGCTTATTCCCACTTGACGTGACGCATGTCTCAACTGCTCCTCAGGGGACACCCGGCTATGTTGATCCTGACTATCACAAGTGCTACCAGTTAACGGAAAAAAGTGATGTTTACAGTTTTGGTGTAGTACTTGCAGAATTAATCTCTTCGTTGCCTGCTGTTGATATCAGACGGCACAGGCATGAGATAAATCTTGCAAATTTGGCCGTTAATAAGATCAACAATCATGAATTGCATGAATTTATTGATTCTTCACTTGAGTTTGAGACTGATGAGTGGGTGAATCGAACTGTAAGAGCTGTTGCGGAGCTGACATTCAGGTGTTTGGTACAAGAGAGGGAAATAAGGCCAACAATGGAGGAAGTATGTTGTTGGTCTTTACATCCCTGTGAATGA
- the LOC116264501 gene encoding T-complex protein 1 subunit zeta 1 codes for MSLKMLNPNADVLNKNAALHMNINAAKGLQDVLKTNLGPKGTIKMLVGGAGDIKLTKDGNTLLKEMQIQNPTAIMIARTAVAQDDISGDGTTSTVLFIGELMKQSERYIDEGMHPRVLVDGFDIAKRATLEFLEKFKTSVVMGNEPDKEMLKMVARTTVRTKLYEALADQLTDIVVNAVLCIRKPDEPIDLFMVEIMHMKHKFDVDTRLVEGLVLDHGSRHPDMKRRAENCYILTCNVSLEYEKSEVNAGFFYSNAEEREKMVAAERQQVDMKVQKIIELKNKVCSGNDSNFVIINQKGIDPPSLDLLARAGIIALRRAKRRNMERLVLACGGEAVNSVNDLTPECLGWAGLVYEHVLGEEKYTFVENVKNPNSCTILIKGPNDHTIAQIKDAVRDGLRAVKNTIEDEAVVLGAGAFEVAARQYLVNTIKKTVQGRAQLGVEAFADALLVIPKTLAENSGLDTQDVLIGLQAEHDQGNVVGLNHHTGEPIDPQIEGIFDNYSVKRQIVNSGPVIASQLLLVDEVIRAGRNMRKPS; via the exons ATGTCGCTGAAAATGCTGAATCCGAACGCCGACGTTCTGAATAAGAACGCGGCTCTGCACATGAACATAAACGCGGCGAAGGGTCTGCAGGACGTCTTGAAGACGAACCTCGGCCCCAAGGGAACCATCAAGATGCTCGTCGGCGGCGCTGGCGACATCAAGCTCACCAAGGACGGCAACACCCTTCTCAAGGAGATG caaattcaaaatccaacgGCCATCATGATAGCAAGAACAGCAGTTGCCCAGGACGATATAAGTGGAGATGGCACAACCTCAACGGTGCTCTTTATTGGTGAACTCATGAAGCAGTCTGAGCGTTACATTGATGAAG GAATGCATCCCCGTGTACTAGTTGATGGGTTTGACATTGCCAAGAGAGCAACCCTTGAGTTTCTGGAGAAATTTAAGACGTCTGTTGTTATGGGCAATGAGCCTGATAAAGAGATGTTGAAGATGGTAGCAAGGACAACTGTTAGGACAAAG TTGTATGAAGCATTGGCAGATCAGCTGACCGACATTGTCGTCAATGCA GTGCTTTGTATTCGTAAACCTGATGAACCTATAGACCTCTTTATGGTGGAAATCATGCACATGAAACACAAGTTTGATGTGGACACACGTTTG GTTGAAGGTCTTGTTCTAGATCATGGATCTAGGCATCCAGATATGAAAAGACGTGCAGAAAACTGCTATATACTTACCTGTAATGTATCCTTAGAATATGAAAAGAG TGAAGTAAATGCTGGGTTTTTTTACTCAAACGCagaggagagggaaaagatGGTTGCTGCTGAAAGGCAGCAAGTGGATATGAAAGTCCAAAAGATAATTGAGCTTAAGAATAAG GTCTGTTCTGGAAATGATAGCAACTTTGTTATAATCAATCAGAAAGGAATTGACCCACCTTCACTGGACTTGCTTGCAAGGGCAGGG ATCATTGCTTTGCGAAGGGCAAAACGGAGAAACATGGAGCGGCTTGTCCTAGCTTGTGGAGGAGAGGCAGTGAATTCCGTTAATGACTTGACTCCAGAATGTCTTGGATGGGCTGGACTTGTTTATGAGCACGTTCTTGGAGAGGAGAAATATACATTTGTTGAGAATGTGAAGAACCCTAATTCATGTACCATATTAATAAAAG GTCCAAATGATCATACCATTGCTCAGATAAAGGATGCTGTTCGTGACGGTTTGAGGGCTGTCAAAAATACAATTGAGGATGAAGCAGTTGTACTG GGTGCTGGGGCGTTTGAGGTTGCAGCTAGACAATACCTGGTTAACACCATTAAAAAGACTGTGCAAGGG CGTGCCCAGCTTGGAGTTGAAGCCTTCGCGGATGCGCTATTAGTTATTCCTAAAACTTTGGCTGAAAATTCTGGACTTGACACGCAGGATGTTCTAATTGGCCTTCAG GCTGAGCATGATCAGGGCAATGTTGTGGGTTTAAACCATCACACCGGGGAGCCCATCGACCCACAAATTGAGGGCATCTTTGACAATTATTCGGTGAAACGGCAGATCGTTAATTCTGG GCCTGTTATTGCTTCTCAGTTGCTTCTTGTTGATGAGGTCATTCGAGCTGGTCGCAATATGAGGAAACCCAGCTAG